Part of the Spartobacteria bacterium genome is shown below.
ACCCCGAAGGGGGATACTACAAAGAGGTATATCGTTCTGAAAACGCGATCCCCGCCACAGCGTTGCCACCGGAATACAACGGATCACGGTCCTTTTCTACTGCCATTTATTATTTATTAGAAAGGGATGACTTCTCTGCCTTTCATCGCATTCGGCAGGACGAAGTATGGCATCATTACGCCGGCGGCAATCTGGAACTTCACATTATTTCACCGGCCGGGTTGTATTCGTGCATCACACTGGGAAAAAAAGGCTCAGCGGTTCCAGTTGTCGTCATCCCCGGCGGTCACTGGTTTGCAGCCACTCCGTCCCATGGTTCCATCTATGCATTATGTGGCTGCACGGTGGCTCCGGGATTTGATTTTGCAGACTTCGATATGCCAGAAAGCCATACGTTGAAAGAGCAGTTTCCACAACATGCCGCGATTCTAGAAAAATGGACACGTTAAAGCGCGTATTTTGATCCCGTTATCTTTTTTATGATTTTTGTTCAATTTTTTGATTTATTTGACGATAGGAATAAGGTCACTATGTAAGGAACGCGATGTTGAAGAAATGGGAATGGATAACATCATATATTGATTTTCGATCGGGGAAGGTAATGACCGCAGGCATAATTATAATTTTATTGTGTTTCGTTGTGTTGATCGTGATTATTACGCGGGTATCGGCAGCAGCGAACAAAAGCCATCGCAAGATGGTTAAGAAAAACCGAAAGAAAAAAGTCGCCACACGCGAAGTGGACTTATCCGAGATGCTGAGCACTCTGGATAGTCTCGATGATCGTGCACGCCGTGAAGCGGCGGATCATCTCAAGCATCTGGGCTCTTCGCCCAATCCGGACTTACGACCGCTAATTGATGCCATTCATGATCCCAGCGATGAAATTCGCGAAAATGCAACCTGGGCACTGGCACAGGCAAAAAATCCCGATTCGATTCAGGCTCTGGCGGGGGTTATACACGATCAAAATCCAAAAGTACGTGAAAACACCGTTCAGGCACTTAGTGACATTGATGACATTCGTACAGTGGATCCTCTGATTGCGGCACTGAAAGACACCAACCCGCAAGTACGCGAGACAGCAGCAAACGGTCTGGCACGAAGACGTAGCAACAAAGCCATTGAACCATTGATTGATGCCCTGCGCAACGATTCCAAAGGGCGCATTCAATGGGCCCTTGTCGAATTTGGTCAGGCAGCTATCGAACCGCTTCTGGGTGCCCTGAAAGACTCTGATATAGAAATTCGAGAACGCGCCGAGCGAATATTAAATCTGATCCGTCATCCCCATTCTGCTGAATCGCTCGTTGTTGCATTGCGCGATGGCGAAGTCAAAGTGCGACGCAATGCCGTGGCTGAATTACGCGAGATGGATGATCCGTCAGTACTGAGCTCGCTATTAGGCGCACTGCGGGATAAAGATGCCATGGTTCGTCGCGATGCGGTGGATGCGCTGGCGGAAATCAAAAATCCTGACAGCGTCGAGCCGCTGATTGACTCACTGCACGACGAAGAACTCCGCCCCGCAGTGGTGCATGCCTTGGGAGAACTGCGCGATCCGCGCTGTGTGGACTCCCTGATGAATGTACTCCAGGGGCACGATGATTCTATTCGGGAAAACGTTGCTTTTGCCTTGGTTAAAATCGGCAAGCCCGCCGTGCAGTCACTATGCAGCGCGATGTCTGACAGCAATCCGCGTGTACGTGAAAATGCCGTCTGGGCACTGGGAGAAATCAAAGATCCAGCCGCCGTAGATTCACTGGTTCGGGCCTTGCGCGACGACAACCTGCTGGTGCGCGTAAAAGCGGTAGAATCGCTAGGGGAAATAAAAGACCCAGGCTCCGTAGAATATCTCTTCAACTGTCTTCAGGATCGAAACCTGCTGGTTCGGGTACAGGCGGCGAAAGTACTTGGGGGTATCTCCGATATCCGATCGGCCGGACCGTTGGTCAGAGCATTAAAGGATGACAACGCCTATGTACGCGAAAATGCCGCAAAAGCACTGACTAATATTAAAGATCCCACATCGATTGAATACCTGATTGAAACGTTGAACGATGAAAATTCTAAGGTTAGAGATACAGCGCTCAACGCGCTGCGCGTGATCACCGGTGCATCAGAAGCAAACACACATCGGGAGTGGCTGGATTGGTGGGATCGAAACAAAAAGACCTTTATGCTGGAACGAGAAACAGGATCTCGTTCTTTTGGCAGGCGTTAATCGCGCTACTGAGCGGTTCGGCAATCATCGCCTTCTCAGGCGGGTGCAGTCCGATGGACGCAGAACTTCCGCTGCCGGAGGATCCGTCCACAATAAAATGGTATGCAGGAAGCGATGTCGACGCGCTGGATAAACAGGGAACGTTTCGAATCCTGCTTCAACGTTTTTCTGAAGACGAGACCCCCAACGACCACGATGTCCTGAGCCAGCAGCGAGCCATCGCCACCACGTTTGCCCGGGATATGGGATGGACGCCCGAATATGTCTATGTAGACACTTTTGACCAATTAATCCCCGCCCTCCTGGAACACCGAGGCGATGTAATCATCGCAAATATGACGGTCACAGAAGCACGCAAAAAAAGTGTTGCATTCACCGTTCCGATCGCACTGGTAAACGAGCAGATCGTTGCCAGGAAATCAGTGCCAACCCCGCTGTCGCTTTCAGAACTGGATGAAAAAATATTAGGTGTTCAACGAGGAACCACCTTCTATAAAACAGCCGAAAAGCTTTTAGGCGAACTGCCGGGGCTGCATATCGAGATCTTGGATGCCGCCTATGACTCAGACCGCATGCTGCAAGCTGTTGAAAATGAAGAGGTTGACTTAGTCATAGAGGACAGCAACTACCTCCATGCCTACATAAAAAACCATGACAATGTAAAAGCGATATGGACGATGGAACCGGCCAAGGACGTGGCATGGGCCGTGCGTACCGACAGCACAGAGTTGCTAACCATTCTCAATCGGTATCTATACCAAGTCATGGAAGACATGGATGCCGGTTCAACCTTCACCAGTGACTGGCCTCAGATACAGGAACTCGGCTCTATCCGCTTCCTTCTTCACAACAGCCTTGGATCCTATTTTATCTGGAAGGGCGAGTCCATGGGATATGAATACGAACTGGCCCGATACTTTGCGCAAAGCAACAATGTACTTCTGGAACCCATTGCCGTACCGTCCCGGAATGACATCATCCCGCTGCTGCTTCAGGGAAAAGGTGATGTCGGTGCCGCCATGCTGCCAATAACCCCCGAAGCACTGGCTCAAGGCATAGCCTTTGCAGGCCCGTATTATTATGCGGATGGATGCCTTATCGTGAATAAAGATGCCGGTGAACTGCACGATCTGGCAGATTTAGCCGGCAGATCTATTACGGTTAAAAAAAATAGCAGATATTGGAATACCCTGACCGCAGTGAAAGCCAAGAACAGTCTCGACTTCACCATTGAAGCCGTTCCGGAAGACACGACAACCGATGAACTCATTGACGACGTCGCAACGGGAACACGCTATGCCACAATCATCGACAGCCACAAATTAGATCACGTATTAACATACCATAATGACATCCAAAGTCCCTTTACAGTGGGCGATCCCCATCCCTATGGCTGGGCCGTGCGCCGCTCAAATCCGATTCTATTGGCGCAGCTTGACGCCTTTTTTGCCAAAGAAATTCGAGGTCTGTTTTTCAATATGACCTACAAAAAATACTTCAAAAACAAGCAATGGGCCAACAATGACGTAACACAAAATACCGGGAATCCGCTACAAAGCTCCTCACTCACTCCCTACGACTGCATCATACAAAAATACGCCAACAAATATCAGTTCGACTGGCGACTGATCGCCTCGCAAATTGTCCAGGAAAGCCGCTGTGACCCTAACGCCGTTTCATGGGACGGAGCAGAAGGATTAATGCAGCTGATGCCGGAAACCGCCAAACAGTTAGGATTCAACTCCGTTCGCCGACCGGATCAGGGAATTCATGCCGGCATCAAATATATGGATTATCTACGCAGCCAATTTTCCGGCATCGATCTATTGGAGAGCGAAAAAGTGTGGTTTATTCTCGCAGCATATAACGCCGGAATCGGCCACGTATACGACGCCATCGACTTAGCTCGTCGCGAAGGAATGAACCCTCATTTATGGGCAGATAATGTCGAAAGAGCCATGCTCCAATTATCAAGTCGCACATACGCCAATGCAGCTCAATACGGCTATGTACGTGGAAGTGAGCCGGTAAATTATGTAAAAGAAATCAAAACACGCTATACGACATATAAACAAGCCTGCCCCACCACCAGCTCCGACGTGCAGTCGCCCACCACCAAGTAAAATGCCCAGCTCCTGAGCGCGCCCCCTGCCGGCGGATCGTGATTAAACCATTTCCGAAAACGAATCACAAGCATATAAATCTAGATATAGGCTGACGATTTTTAGATTTATTTTAGCTTTAAAAAAAGTTCCAATCATTGGAACTTTTTCTGTAGAAACTTCCAATGATTGGAACTTTTTAAAAACAGGCAGGAATCGGTATGGATGCGCTATTGGAACATTATTTGACTCTATTTCCCTTCTGGGGCCTTCTGGCTGTTATCGCTATAGCGATTATCGGTCTTGGCAAAGGTGCCGACGTGCTGGTGGGAGAGGCTGTTACGCTTTCGCTCCGCTGGAATGTCCCCAAAATGCTTGTCGGTGCGACAGTCGTGAGTTTAGGAACAACCCTTCCTGAAACTGCGGTATCGGTTATTGCGGCATTAAAAGGACAGCCGGGGCTGGCATTAGGCAATGCGGTGGGATCGATCATCTGCGATACGGGATTGATTCTCGGATTATCCGCGACCATTGCTTCGCTGCCGATTGTGCGCAGCGTTGTGGATCGTCAGGGATGGATTCAGCTCCTTGCGGCGGCCGCATTGGTTCTTTTCAGCATAAACAGCATGTCGTGGCACACGCTTACCACGGAAGGCGGGCATTTTCCACAATGGGCCGGCTGGCTTTGCGTGACGGCTCTGGCGGCCTATTTATGGCTATCTATCTCCTGGGCACGCAAAGAAGGAGCAACCTCGCAGGAGGAACTGACTGAGGACGCGAGCAAAATGTGGGTTGTGATCCTCAAATTAGCCATTGGGATCACACTCGTTGTGGGAGCATCTGAAATACTCATTCCAGCGGCAAAAGAAACAGCCATGCGACTGCATGTTCCTCAAAGCGTGATTGCCGCCACCCTGGTGGCCTTTGGGACGTCTTTGCCAGAACTGGTTACCGCCATGACATCTATTCGCAGGGGACATCCCGAACTAGCCATGGGCAATGTAATTGGAGCGGACATATTAAACGTCCTTTTTGTTACCGGCGTCGCGGCCAGTGTCACCCATGGCGGTTTGACGGTAGATCCCATGTTTTTCAAACAGCTGTATCCGGCGATGCTACTGATTATCATTGTTTTTCGGTTTGCTGTAGCAGGACGTCGAACCCATATGCCTCGATGGACAGGACTGATTTTACTGACGGTTTATGCGGTGATCACCATCACGGGCTATATAACTGAATAAGGAGTGTGTTTGATGAGCTGGATAGATACACATGCACATTTGGAGCGTTTTCAGCGCGATGGAACCTTAAAGGATGTACTGGCACGCGCCAAAGAAGCTGACATATCCTCGCTAATATGGGTTGGGTCACGCGAAGAGGCCAACACCTGGGCCGTGGAATGCGCAACAGAGAACCCTGCCGTCTGGGCTGCGGTGGGATACGACCGCGACACGGCGACAGAACAATCGGATATGGATGCGCTGGAAGCATTGCTCGTTCATTCCCGGGTAGTCGGCGTGGGTGAAGTGGGTCTGGATTATCATTACAATCAGGAAACCGCATCGCAGCAGTGCCGGTTGCTTGAAAAGATGCTGGACAGAGCCGTTGCCCACACAAAGCCGGTGATTATCCATACACGCGACGCTTTTGACGATACATTCAGTCTATTGCAGAGCTACGCCAATCAGTGGGCCGGAGATCCCTGTCGCGTGGGAGTCATTCATTGCTTCACCGGTTCCCGCACTGAAGCACGCCACTTTATCGATCTCGGATTCATGATCAGCTTCAGCGGCATCACCACCTTTGCAACGGCGCACAATGTTCGCGATACCGCATCCTATGTACCGATGGATCGCCTGCTTATAGAAACGGACAGCCCCTATCTCGCACCGATACCTCATCGAGGAAAACAAAATGAACCCTCTTTCGTGCCGCATGTGGGCGAACAACTGGCAAAAATCCACCACGTAACGTCTGATCAGATGGCAGAAACCACCACACGTAATGCCCAAAAGCTATTCGGTCTAGAATGAACTTGCACTCTCACCGGCATGGCATAGA
Proteins encoded:
- a CDS encoding transporter substrate-binding domain-containing protein, with the protein product MDAELPLPEDPSTIKWYAGSDVDALDKQGTFRILLQRFSEDETPNDHDVLSQQRAIATTFARDMGWTPEYVYVDTFDQLIPALLEHRGDVIIANMTVTEARKKSVAFTVPIALVNEQIVARKSVPTPLSLSELDEKILGVQRGTTFYKTAEKLLGELPGLHIEILDAAYDSDRMLQAVENEEVDLVIEDSNYLHAYIKNHDNVKAIWTMEPAKDVAWAVRTDSTELLTILNRYLYQVMEDMDAGSTFTSDWPQIQELGSIRFLLHNSLGSYFIWKGESMGYEYELARYFAQSNNVLLEPIAVPSRNDIIPLLLQGKGDVGAAMLPITPEALAQGIAFAGPYYYADGCLIVNKDAGELHDLADLAGRSITVKKNSRYWNTLTAVKAKNSLDFTIEAVPEDTTTDELIDDVATGTRYATIIDSHKLDHVLTYHNDIQSPFTVGDPHPYGWAVRRSNPILLAQLDAFFAKEIRGLFFNMTYKKYFKNKQWANNDVTQNTGNPLQSSSLTPYDCIIQKYANKYQFDWRLIASQIVQESRCDPNAVSWDGAEGLMQLMPETAKQLGFNSVRRPDQGIHAGIKYMDYLRSQFSGIDLLESEKVWFILAAYNAGIGHVYDAIDLARREGMNPHLWADNVERAMLQLSSRTYANAAQYGYVRGSEPVNYVKEIKTRYTTYKQACPTTSSDVQSPTTK
- a CDS encoding TatD family deoxyribonuclease; its protein translation is MSWIDTHAHLERFQRDGTLKDVLARAKEADISSLIWVGSREEANTWAVECATENPAVWAAVGYDRDTATEQSDMDALEALLVHSRVVGVGEVGLDYHYNQETASQQCRLLEKMLDRAVAHTKPVIIHTRDAFDDTFSLLQSYANQWAGDPCRVGVIHCFTGSRTEARHFIDLGFMISFSGITTFATAHNVRDTASYVPMDRLLIETDSPYLAPIPHRGKQNEPSFVPHVGEQLAKIHHVTSDQMAETTTRNAQKLFGLE
- a CDS encoding HEAT repeat domain-containing protein produces the protein MLKKWEWITSYIDFRSGKVMTAGIIIILLCFVVLIVIITRVSAAANKSHRKMVKKNRKKKVATREVDLSEMLSTLDSLDDRARREAADHLKHLGSSPNPDLRPLIDAIHDPSDEIRENATWALAQAKNPDSIQALAGVIHDQNPKVRENTVQALSDIDDIRTVDPLIAALKDTNPQVRETAANGLARRRSNKAIEPLIDALRNDSKGRIQWALVEFGQAAIEPLLGALKDSDIEIRERAERILNLIRHPHSAESLVVALRDGEVKVRRNAVAELREMDDPSVLSSLLGALRDKDAMVRRDAVDALAEIKNPDSVEPLIDSLHDEELRPAVVHALGELRDPRCVDSLMNVLQGHDDSIRENVAFALVKIGKPAVQSLCSAMSDSNPRVRENAVWALGEIKDPAAVDSLVRALRDDNLLVRVKAVESLGEIKDPGSVEYLFNCLQDRNLLVRVQAAKVLGGISDIRSAGPLVRALKDDNAYVRENAAKALTNIKDPTSIEYLIETLNDENSKVRDTALNALRVITGASEANTHREWLDWWDRNKKTFMLERETGSRSFGRR
- a CDS encoding sodium:calcium antiporter, with protein sequence MDALLEHYLTLFPFWGLLAVIAIAIIGLGKGADVLVGEAVTLSLRWNVPKMLVGATVVSLGTTLPETAVSVIAALKGQPGLALGNAVGSIICDTGLILGLSATIASLPIVRSVVDRQGWIQLLAAAALVLFSINSMSWHTLTTEGGHFPQWAGWLCVTALAAYLWLSISWARKEGATSQEELTEDASKMWVVILKLAIGITLVVGASEILIPAAKETAMRLHVPQSVIAATLVAFGTSLPELVTAMTSIRRGHPELAMGNVIGADILNVLFVTGVAASVTHGGLTVDPMFFKQLYPAMLLIIIVFRFAVAGRRTHMPRWTGLILLTVYAVITITGYITE
- a CDS encoding cupin domain-containing protein, with amino-acid sequence MTKQDTFSAAHWVGELALTPHPEGGYYKEVYRSENAIPATALPPEYNGSRSFSTAIYYLLERDDFSAFHRIRQDEVWHHYAGGNLELHIISPAGLYSCITLGKKGSAVPVVVIPGGHWFAATPSHGSIYALCGCTVAPGFDFADFDMPESHTLKEQFPQHAAILEKWTR